A stretch of DNA from Gemmatimonas sp. UBA7669:
GCCGCCCATTGATCTCTGGCTTCAGGGGCCCCAGAACGTGGGCGAGTGGATGCTCGGCCGCGGCATTGGCTGCCGCGGCTCGGTGCTTCGTCCGGTCGCGGCCTGTGGCCAGGTGGCCTTTGCGCAGTACAAGCACGGCGGGGCAGACCCGTGGGCGCTGGTCGTGCTGGATTTGGACGGTGACCGCATCAGCGGCCTCACCTACTTCCTCGACACCGAAACGCTGTTCCCGCGCTTCCGGGTACCACTCCGGCTCGAGGCCAACGAGGGCCAGATCGTCGAGCGATGAATTCCGCGGGGCCCGGGTGTCCAAGCTCCAGCAACATCCCGAGTCTGTCCACCACCAACGGAGTGTGCCCTGTGCCCCGCATGATCTTTCCCAACATGGCCGTGGCCGACGTCGAGCGCGCCAAGCAGTTCTTCTCCGCGCTCGGCTTCAGCTTCAACCCGCAGTTCACGGACCACAATGCGGCCTGCATGGTGGTCAATGAGTTGGCCTGCGTCATGCTGCTGAAGGCGGAGTTCTTCCGCACCTTCACCACGCGCACGCCAGTCGACACACGCACACACCTCGAGTCGCTCATTGCCATCGAGCTCGAGAGCCGCGACGCAGTCGACGCCATGGTGAAGACCGCGTTGGCCAACGGCGGACAATCAGCCATGCCCCCGCAGGATCACGGGTTCATGTATCAGCACAGCTTTCTCGATCCCGACGGCCATCAGTGGGAGCCGTTTTATATGGATCCGTCGCATGTGCAGCCCATGAGCTGACCGCCGGCTCGACACAGGCTGGCGGACCAGAGTCTCGTCAGGCTGTGTTGAGCACCGCCAGCAAGGTGTCGTGCAGCTCCTGCTTCCCCATGGGTTTCTGCAGCACGGCGGCGGCTCCGTCGAGCGTGGCGTCTGCCGGCACATGACCGGACATCACCACGACCGGCACGTGCGGCGCGATCGCGCGGAGTTGCGGCAAGGCCTCCGTGCCCGACATCCCGGGCATGGACAGGTCCAGCATGATGACACGCAGGTTGTCGATGCCCGCGCGCAGCTGCGCGAGGGCATCGGCGCCCCCGCTGGCCAGTACGGCACGCATCCCGCAATGCGAGAGTTGACGCGCCAGCGCCGTGCGCACCATGGGCTCATCGTCCACCACCAGCGCCGTGCCGTCGAGTGATCGCGGCGTGATGCCGACCTTCGGCGCGGGCGTGTGCGACATGGCCGCCTGACGCGGCAGCACGATATGAAATGTGGTGCCCTCTCCAGGCACGGATTCCACACGCCAGGTCCCGCCTGCTTCGCCGATGGCGTGTAGCACCGACGCCAAGCCAAGCCCTGTTCCGCGCCCCGGCGCCTTGGTGGTGAAGAACGGCTCACCGATGCGGCGTTGCACCTCGTCAGTCATGCCAACGCCGTTGTCGCGGATGCTGAGTTGCACCTCTTTATCGCCCACCGCAACGAGCGACAGGTGCAGTGCCGGTGATCGCACACCCTGCACCGCGTCGCGGGCATTGAGCAGCAGGTTGAGCACGAGCTGCTGCACGGTGCTCACGGAGCCCAGAACCGGCGCGTGATCCACCGCAATGTCATCGTCGAGCGCGATGCCGCGATCAAAAGTCTGCCGGCAGATGTGCAGCGCTTCGCGCGCGATGGCCACGAGATCAACGGTACTGTTCGTTTCGGTTTGCTCGGCGCGGCCGAGGGCCAGCATGCGCCGCACGAGATCGGCCGCATTGAGGGCGGCGCGTTCTGCGTCGTCCAGATGCGCCGCCGCGTCGCCCTGCACGTCCTCACGGGCCAACTGAATGTTGGGCAGGATGACGGCGAGCATGTTGTTGAAGTTGTGCGCGATACCGCCGGCCATGTCGGCCATGGCTTCGCGGCGCTGTGTGCGGCGCAGCGCGTCGGCCAGTCGATGTTGTGCCGTGACGTCGAGCATCACGCCCGTGAACAGCAGTCCCTCGGCCGTTTCCGTGGGCAAACCGTAAATGCGAATCCACTGCTCACCCCGTTCGGGATGATCCGCGCGGCACTCGATGTCCACCGCGCTGCGTGTCTCGACGGCGTGGCGGATGGCCCGCTGCAGGCGCGGAAACCCGTCGTCCGCAAAGATGGCTGGCATGCGCTGGAGTGAGCCCACCAGCTCCGATGCGGCGATGCCAAACAGTTCCTGAGCCTGGCCCGCCACGAAGGTCATGCGGCCCGCGGGTGAACCGTCGGCCAGATATTGATACACCACACCTGGCACGGCATCGAGCACACGCTGCACCTGCTGACGCGACTGCTGCAACGCCACGATGGCGTCGCGTTCAGCGGTGATGTCGGCAAACGTGGCCACGACGCCGTGCAGGGCAT
This window harbors:
- a CDS encoding VOC family protein, whose amino-acid sequence is MIFPNMAVADVERAKQFFSALGFSFNPQFTDHNAACMVVNELACVMLLKAEFFRTFTTRTPVDTRTHLESLIAIELESRDAVDAMVKTALANGGQSAMPPQDHGFMYQHSFLDPDGHQWEPFYMDPSHVQPMS
- a CDS encoding PAS domain-containing hybrid sensor histidine kinase/response regulator translates to MEPEGSAVLDWYSTLQHVDVGVVVQDPTHRIVFANAKATSMLGVSPSEFQARRTNDELWDVIDVNGAPVAPDEHPGPTALRIGKAVRDRILGVRRGDGTERVWIQVSAIPECDAAGAMQRVHITFSDVSATQQAFLSQEAEYQAVIRSMSEGVVVHEMDGRIRSANPSAERVLGLTLDEMTGRTPMSPGWQLTDEDGVPVAPDSVPREVTARTGLPTQRVLGVRRGNGERAWLEVRADPLRQPGSDALHGVVATFADITAERDAIVALQQSRQQVQRVLDAVPGVVYQYLADGSPAGRMTFVAGQAQELFGIAASELVGSLQRMPAIFADDGFPRLQRAIRHAVETRSAVDIECRADHPERGEQWIRIYGLPTETAEGLLFTGVMLDVTAQHRLADALRRTQRREAMADMAGGIAHNFNNMLAVILPNIQLAREDVQGDAAAHLDDAERAALNAADLVRRMLALGRAEQTETNSTVDLVAIAREALHICRQTFDRGIALDDDIAVDHAPVLGSVSTVQQLVLNLLLNARDAVQGVRSPALHLSLVAVGDKEVQLSIRDNGVGMTDEVQRRIGEPFFTTKAPGRGTGLGLASVLHAIGEAGGTWRVESVPGEGTTFHIVLPRQAAMSHTPAPKVGITPRSLDGTALVVDDEPMVRTALARQLSHCGMRAVLASGGADALAQLRAGIDNLRVIMLDLSMPGMSGTEALPQLRAIAPHVPVVVMSGHVPADATLDGAAAVLQKPMGKQELHDTLLAVLNTA